A window from Actimicrobium sp. CCC2.4 encodes these proteins:
- a CDS encoding methyl-accepting chemotaxis protein produces the protein MFNKLSIKSRLIFVIAFLCVQLIVGALIGIISLGFANESTRTIYQDRLVAMGRLDQVVRLQIQNQLLLTRAVAGEAAIAGKLLEEVDSNIKRITASWNDYLATKLTPEEKRLADEFVVRRKQFVDEGLRPAITALRAQNIELAHTVVSGPMLQLSVPVQAGIDALLKLQLDVAKSEYDQSMATYHLVRNSCIAGVLFGLVLALLIGIWLVRAITRPLNAAVQIADGIAAGNLTQRIDVQSGDETGRLTQSLKDMNESLIGIVSQVRKGTDTIASASSQIASGNMDLSSRTEEQASSLEQTAASMEQLTATVKQNAEHARQANDLAQSAADVAGKGGAVVAQVVDTMGSINASSQKISDIIGVIDGIAFQTNILALNAAVEAARAGEQGRGFAVVASEVRSLAQRSAAAAREIKVLIGNSVEQVEVGARLVDQAGATMGEIVDSVQRVTTIMREITLASSEQTTGIEQINQAITQMDEVTQQNAALVEQAAAAAEALQDQAAHLAQVVGVFKLDGAAPVRAATPVVAARIVKARPAARVALPKPARATALASRPAAQNEWEEF, from the coding sequence ATGTTCAACAAGCTCAGCATCAAGTCGCGACTGATCTTTGTCATTGCCTTTTTGTGTGTGCAACTGATCGTCGGTGCACTGATCGGCATCATCAGTCTCGGCTTTGCCAATGAATCAACCAGGACGATTTACCAGGACCGGCTGGTCGCGATGGGGCGACTCGATCAAGTGGTCCGGTTGCAGATACAGAACCAGTTGCTGCTGACCCGTGCCGTTGCCGGCGAAGCGGCAATCGCGGGCAAGCTGCTTGAAGAGGTTGACAGCAATATCAAGCGCATCACGGCATCCTGGAACGATTACCTCGCGACCAAGCTGACCCCCGAAGAAAAAAGACTCGCCGACGAGTTCGTTGTGCGCCGCAAGCAATTCGTCGATGAAGGATTGCGGCCGGCTATCACGGCCTTGCGCGCACAAAACATTGAGCTGGCCCATACCGTGGTGTCCGGCCCGATGCTGCAGCTATCGGTTCCTGTCCAGGCCGGTATCGATGCGCTGCTCAAGCTGCAGCTCGATGTCGCCAAGAGCGAATACGACCAATCGATGGCGACTTACCACCTGGTACGCAACAGCTGTATCGCCGGTGTGCTGTTCGGGCTGGTGCTGGCGCTCCTGATCGGGATCTGGCTGGTGCGCGCCATCACCCGGCCACTCAATGCAGCGGTGCAGATCGCCGATGGCATTGCCGCCGGCAACCTCACGCAACGTATCGATGTGCAATCGGGCGACGAAACCGGCCGTCTGACGCAGTCCCTGAAAGACATGAACGAGAGCCTGATAGGTATCGTCAGCCAGGTGCGCAAGGGTACCGATACGATCGCTTCGGCATCAAGCCAGATCGCCAGCGGCAACATGGACCTGTCGTCGCGCACCGAAGAGCAAGCCAGCTCGCTGGAACAGACCGCCGCGTCGATGGAGCAATTGACCGCCACCGTCAAGCAGAACGCCGAACATGCACGGCAGGCCAATGACCTGGCGCAATCGGCGGCTGACGTCGCCGGCAAGGGCGGTGCCGTGGTGGCACAGGTGGTCGATACGATGGGCTCGATCAATGCCTCGTCCCAGAAAATTTCCGACATCATCGGCGTCATCGATGGCATCGCTTTCCAGACCAATATCCTCGCGCTCAATGCAGCGGTCGAAGCCGCCCGCGCAGGCGAACAGGGCCGCGGTTTTGCGGTCGTGGCATCGGAAGTGCGCAGTCTGGCGCAGCGCAGTGCTGCCGCCGCCCGCGAGATCAAGGTCCTGATCGGTAACTCGGTCGAGCAGGTCGAAGTCGGTGCCCGGCTGGTCGACCAGGCGGGAGCCACGATGGGCGAGATTGTCGACAGCGTGCAGCGCGTGACGACGATCATGCGCGAGATCACGCTGGCCAGCAGCGAGCAGACCACCGGTATCGAACAAATTAACCAGGCCATCACCCAGATGGACGAGGTCACGCAGCAAAATGCCGCGCTGGTGGAGCAGGCCGCCGCAGCGGCAGAAGCGTTGCAGGATCAGGCGGCGCACCTGGCGCAAGTTGTCGGCGTCTTCAAGCTCGACGGTGCCGCACCGGTCCGTGCCGCAACGCCGGTGGTGGCCGCACGCATAGTGAAAGCCCGTCCTGCCGCGCGGGTCGCCTTGCCGAAACCGGCGCGCGCAACCGCGCTCGCCAGCCGGCCGGCAGCACAGAACGAGTGGGAAGAGTTCTAA
- a CDS encoding methylated-DNA--[protein]-cysteine S-methyltransferase, with protein MSVPTTSYLHHPSPLGELVLAATAHGLCGVYFEQHRYFQGTGDWQHDPAQAHLRAAAQQLDDYFAGARTMFDLPLDLTGTVFQRSVWQMLGSIGYGITSSYGKQAERLGRPAAVRAVGTAIGRNPVSIVVPCHRVLGRHGALSGYAGGLDRKQFLLDLESRRSDFPC; from the coding sequence ATGTCCGTACCCACCACGTCGTATCTGCACCATCCGAGCCCGCTCGGCGAACTGGTGCTGGCCGCCACCGCACACGGACTGTGTGGCGTGTATTTCGAGCAGCACCGGTATTTTCAGGGTACCGGGGACTGGCAGCATGATCCGGCGCAGGCCCACTTACGCGCGGCCGCGCAACAACTCGACGACTATTTTGCAGGAGCACGCACGATGTTTGATTTGCCGCTGGACCTGACCGGCACCGTCTTTCAGCGCAGCGTCTGGCAAATGCTCGGGAGCATCGGTTACGGCATCACGTCGAGCTATGGCAAGCAAGCCGAACGCCTCGGACGGCCGGCTGCTGTGCGCGCGGTCGGCACCGCAATCGGCCGCAATCCGGTGTCGATCGTGGTGCCGTGTCACCGCGTGCTCGGCCGGCATGGCGCGCTGTCCGGCTATGCCGGCGGACTGGATCGCAAGCAATTTCTGCTGGATCTGGAAAGCCGGCGCAGCGACTTCCCGTGCTGA
- a CDS encoding AlkA N-terminal domain-containing protein, which produces MTPDFDDTTTPADAHCYRALTARDARFDGIFFTGVSSTGIYCRPVCPARTPRAEMCRFFSSAAAAEQAGFRPCLRCRPELAPYALQQNLAYAVWQRIAAGALNHHDEGSGIEALAATVGLSSRQLRRVLLQHFGVTPVGLAQTQRLLFAKKLLQETTLPMTALAHAAGFGSVRRFNALFAARYGIAPGAIRRSAGEHRDGDALVLRLAYRPPLAWTTMLTYLAGRSMPGLETVDAGAYLRSVQLDGASGWLRVTHLPLKNQLQLEIAPALADVLMPLLARVRSQFDLDANPTLIDRHLAQDPLLAAQITRLPGLRVPGCFDVFELAVRAVLGQQISVAGATTLSGRLVARFGALAATPFASIQRHFPSADLLAATPVEAIAGLGMPRSRAATIRAVAQFAVQGGLAIPPGQALAPTISALRSVHGIGEWTAQYIALRALRFPDAFPAGDLGLQKAAAPQRLTEAQLLVRAGDWAPWRAYAALRLWQSLRDDADS; this is translated from the coding sequence ATGACACCCGACTTCGACGACACCACCACGCCAGCCGATGCCCATTGCTACCGCGCTCTGACCGCGCGCGATGCCCGTTTTGACGGTATCTTTTTTACCGGTGTCAGCAGCACCGGCATTTACTGCCGGCCGGTCTGTCCGGCACGCACGCCACGCGCAGAGATGTGCCGGTTTTTTAGCAGCGCAGCGGCAGCGGAACAGGCCGGGTTTCGGCCCTGCCTGCGCTGCCGGCCTGAGCTGGCACCGTATGCGCTGCAGCAGAATCTGGCCTATGCGGTCTGGCAGCGCATTGCCGCCGGCGCCCTCAATCATCACGACGAAGGCAGCGGCATCGAGGCGCTGGCCGCGACCGTCGGCTTGTCGTCGCGCCAGTTGCGCCGCGTACTGCTACAGCACTTTGGCGTGACGCCTGTCGGGCTGGCGCAGACGCAGCGTCTGCTGTTTGCCAAGAAGCTACTGCAAGAAACGACCTTGCCGATGACCGCACTGGCGCATGCAGCCGGCTTTGGCAGCGTGCGGCGTTTTAATGCGCTGTTCGCGGCGCGCTACGGTATTGCGCCCGGCGCGATCCGGCGTAGCGCGGGTGAGCATCGCGATGGCGATGCGCTGGTCTTGCGACTGGCTTACCGGCCACCGCTGGCATGGACGACGATGCTGACCTATCTGGCTGGCCGGAGCATGCCGGGTCTGGAAACCGTCGATGCCGGTGCTTATCTGCGCAGCGTGCAGCTCGATGGTGCCAGCGGCTGGCTGCGCGTGACCCATCTGCCGCTAAAAAACCAGCTGCAGCTGGAAATTGCCCCCGCGCTGGCCGACGTCCTGATGCCATTGCTGGCGCGGGTACGCAGTCAGTTCGACCTTGATGCCAACCCGACCCTCATCGACCGGCATCTGGCGCAGGATCCGCTGCTGGCCGCACAGATCACCCGACTGCCGGGCTTGCGTGTGCCGGGGTGCTTTGATGTGTTCGAACTGGCGGTGCGTGCGGTGCTCGGCCAGCAGATCAGCGTGGCTGGTGCGACCACCTTGTCGGGCCGGCTGGTGGCGCGTTTCGGTGCACTCGCGGCGACGCCGTTTGCGTCCATCCAGCGCCATTTTCCGTCCGCCGACCTGCTGGCAGCGACACCGGTCGAGGCCATCGCCGGACTCGGTATGCCACGCAGCCGCGCCGCGACCATCCGTGCAGTGGCCCAATTTGCCGTGCAAGGCGGGCTGGCGATACCGCCCGGGCAGGCGCTGGCGCCAACGATCAGCGCACTGCGCTCGGTGCACGGCATTGGCGAATGGACTGCCCAATACATCGCGTTGCGGGCGCTGCGCTTTCCGGATGCGTTTCCGGCTGGTGATCTCGGTCTGCAAAAAGCCGCCGCGCCACAACGACTGACCGAAGCGCAATTGCTGGTGCGTGCCGGAGACTGGGCACCATGGCGTGCTTATGCTGCGCTGCGACTGTGGCAAAGCTTGCGCGACGATGCTGATAGCTGA
- a CDS encoding MipA/OmpV family protein, which yields MKNFLLLAMATLLASTIAHAQTVLPPHLSGDVGAAVYATTANVRGASHRPSLLPYVYADYQRLFARTDTFGVKTIALGAGYLELVGRVSQEGYKADSAALRGLRDRSTPVPLGIGTYQETPYGGFFVYAMHDVSSGGSLLEATYAAEFSFAGFKIYPQVGIERRSAAYVQHLYGVDAAESARSRIASYRAGASTVPVAGLAAELSLGGPWHLLVQARRSWLDAAIRDSPLVSTGTQTNGFVAVTYAFK from the coding sequence ATGAAAAATTTCCTCCTCCTTGCCATGGCGACCCTGCTCGCCAGCACCATAGCCCATGCGCAGACAGTATTGCCGCCGCACCTGAGCGGCGATGTCGGCGCTGCCGTCTACGCGACTACCGCCAACGTCCGCGGTGCCAGCCACCGGCCGTCATTGCTGCCTTACGTGTATGCCGATTATCAGCGCCTGTTTGCGCGCACCGATACCTTCGGCGTGAAAACCATTGCCCTCGGCGCCGGTTATCTGGAGCTGGTCGGCCGGGTCAGTCAGGAAGGTTACAAGGCCGACAGCGCGGCATTGCGCGGCTTGCGCGACCGCAGCACGCCGGTTCCGCTGGGCATAGGAACCTATCAGGAAACGCCCTATGGCGGCTTCTTTGTCTACGCGATGCATGACGTCAGCTCGGGTGGTTCGCTGCTCGAAGCGACGTATGCCGCCGAGTTTTCTTTCGCCGGTTTTAAAATTTACCCGCAAGTAGGTATCGAGCGGCGCAGTGCCGCGTACGTGCAGCATTTGTATGGCGTTGATGCGGCAGAATCGGCGCGCAGCAGGATAGCGTCGTATCGTGCCGGAGCCTCGACGGTGCCGGTCGCCGGCCTGGCAGCCGAATTGTCGCTGGGCGGGCCGTGGCACCTGCTGGTGCAGGCACGCCGATCGTGGCTGGATGCGGCAATCCGCGACAGTCCGCTGGTGTCCACGGGCACGCAGACCAACGGCTTTGTTGCCGTGACCTACGCGTTCAAATAA